The genomic segment GTACAGCTTTGTATGTGTATGTATACAAGAAGCTCTATATTGAACTCAATGTTGACCACGTTATCCCAATCAGACAGGGAAACGGCTTCCCTATATATATTATTCAACCGCAGTTGGGTATCGGATGGGAATTTTAGAAAGTACTTAATCCTGATATTCGATGGCTTCTACCATCCGATCCTTTGATAACACCGTATTGGGGAATATCTCCTGTGCATCCTTTAAAAGCTGCTTTAAGTCATAATCCGTATAACGGGGACTGTAGTGGATAAGTGCCATCTTTTTCACTGCAGCATCCCGTGCAATTCGAGCAGCCTGTGTACAGGTCATGTGTTTTTTTTCGGCAGCGTCTTGTTCCATACCTTTTTCAAACATGGATTCGCATACTAAGAAGTCCGATCCTGCCACTTCCGGAGCGATGGTAGGAAGATATTTCGTATCGGTTACAAAGCTGAATTTCCGGCCGCTTCGGGGATGGCCGAGTACTTGACTGCTTTCCACGACAGTGCCGTCCGATGCTTCTACCGCTATTCCTGCCTGCAGCTTTGACCATAGCGGTCCGCACGGAACATTCAGCCTGCGTGCAGCTTCGGGATCAAAAGCTCCCGGACGCGGGAACTCTTCAAATACATATCCGAGGCAGGGTTTCGTATGCTCAAGCCAGAACGCCCGCACTTGAAACTCGTCGGTTTTATATACGATACCGGGTTCGGTAATTTCTTTGATAATGATTTCGTAATTGATATACATATCGAGAACTTGTCTGCTTGTTTCGATATATTCTTTAATTTTCGGCGGCCCGATAATGTAGAGCGGTTCATCACGATCAACCTGTGCTGATAACATCAGTATGCCCGGTAGTCCCGTTACATGATCCGCATGGGTATGGCTGATAAAGATAGTATTGATTTTTTTCCATCGGAGATTGAGACGGCGCAGGGAAACTTGAGTTCCTTCCCCTGCATCAAAAAGAAATAGGTCGCCTTCACGGCGAAGCAGTACCGAAGTAAGATGACGGTACGGTAAAGGCATCATGCCTCCGCAGCCCAAGATAAACGCTTCAAGATTCATAGATGGAAAACAGTATACCGATTTTGGGGCTTGACGTAAATAGTAAAATAAGATAAACTCTACTCCGTTATTTATTATATGCGGGCAATTAGCTCAGTTGGTTAGAGTACAAGCATGACACGCTTGGGGTCGCTGGTTCGATTCCAGCATTGCCCATCTCTCCGCATAATGTCTAATCGAACGATTGGTATACCGTATTAATATTCCTAATACATTCCGAACAAAGTGACGTCTGTTTTGTATCTTGTTCCGCAAGCGAATGTGCATAAGCTCGTGCGCAGCCTTTTATTGAACAGCGTGGAATACCGATGAGGTGTCCGGCAGAGGCCAGTCCCTGCATCACAGCACGGTTTATAATAACGCTGTTTTTTGCTTCGGGGGTGATAAAGCGGTGCAAACTCATAATAGCGATATGCCGGTCATATAACCCGAACAGAAAGTTATTATTATCTTCACCGGAGTAAATATCCTTTGATGTAATAGCCAACACTCCGATAATATTGGGGTTGGTAAGTTTTTGCTTTGTATATTGTCTTATTTGTCGTATAAGAGTATTTGCATCATATTGCATCGTATATTCTCGATTAAAATCTTCCCAATCTTTCCGGTCATATCCCGATTGGATAAAGGCATATTTCATAAATAATAATCTGTTCTGTTTTTCTTTTAAATCATCTTTTGTCAATCCTATTTCTTCCAAAATAGGTGCAAGTTCTGTTTCGCTGTGCTTCTCGTATAATTGGGTGATGTACTCGCGTATATATGCATCAAGGGTGTCTCTGGTATGCTCAGTGCTTTCAGGAACATCGATATACTCCTTGATGACTGATAGTTTAAAATCTTGCCGTATTCGTTCTGCGACTGCATCGGCTGCCAATGTGTGTGCATTGGGAAATACGAGGACAAGTATTGATTTTGCATACATCGGTTGGACGGTCTCTTTTTCAAGAGGCGTATTCGGAAACTTTGCCAATAGCTCAGTACAGCACTGTATGATTGATGAATCATTACAGGCTGTCAATATATATTGGAGACGCTCAAAAGCTTCTCTATATTTTTTAAGACAAAATTCAAAATAAGCAGCTCTATATTGATAGAAGTAGTTTGATGAATCGAGCTGTAATCCTTTGATAACGGTTTGATAGGCTTTTTCATATTCTTGTTTTTCAGCATATATGTCGGATAATGTAAAATAGACATCGACATATTTCCGGGCAGAAACATTGAACATTCCGTCAAGCTCCGCAGCTTGACGTTCTAATTCATGTAGGTTGTTGCTCTGCTTTTCAATTGACTGATTATTTGCAGTTGACCGGTTATTTGATGTACACGCACAAAATAAAAAAAATGTGATGACGCCGAATATCGTTCGGTATTTATTTTCTCTTTTCATCTTTTTTTGCTTCTCTTTTTAGTTTTGAGAGAGTTTCCTTAGATTTAGATGCGACGTTTAAGATTAAGTCATTGCTGTATAAAGACTTAATTTTAAACTCGACGGGGATGTTCCAAAAGTAACCAACTTTTGGGACATCCCCATACTGAACCTTTATTTATTCCATAGATTTTTTAAATACGTCGGTATTCCAGAAAAACGGAAATGTAAACCGAATTTTAAGTAGCAGAAAGCGGCAGTCCCGGCGATGAGTATGCCGAGTATGATGAACAGAGCTTTCCGTCCGTTTTTCTTGTCGGCAAAGGGGTCGATGGGAACCACAATACTTCCGAATGGAATAGCGGCAAGTTTTGTAAGCTGAGTTCCGAACGGAATATTGATTCTTGTGCGGATATTTACCGCCCAGCCGTTTGCTTCAAGAATCGGAGCAATACTGCGTTTGCGCAGCTTCATCGAAGCTAAGATCATCGATGGACCGGAAATACAGAGTAAAATGCCGATAAGTCCGAGCGGAACCCAAAAACCTAAGCCGAATAATGCTTGCAGAATACTGCCGATTAAGGCTGAAATACCGCCTAATGCAGTACCGATCAAGGCAATAGTTCCTAAGTCGAGTTTTTTGGTGGCTACAGGTGCGGCAGGTGCTGGGGCTATACCTGCTGCGGCTTGCTTGTCAGCGGTTGTAACGGTGGCGGCGGTCTTGGAAAGCAAATCGGCGGATTTTGCTTCGCCCGCTGCAGCTCGTGCCGCAATTTGGCTTTCGATCATTGCTGCTAATTGCTTATAAGGCATAAAGAACGCCTCTCGTACGCTAATCGAATTGGCAATAACCTTTGTAACGACTGCATTCCAGTCATTTCCTACGCGGTCATAAAAAATACCGTTTCTGCCGATTACGATATTGTCGCTGTCGCCGTTTGTAAACAAGGCGACGATTTTTTTACCCGTTTCTCCTTTTCGGCTTATGTCGCAATATACCAGATATGCGCCGGAAAGCGTGTCCAAGGTCGTATGGCGGGCATCACCGTTAAGTTCAAAGCATAAATCCGCTGCACGGGAATCAAAATACAACACACCGGCCTGAAAAACGGAGCCTTTTCCTTCATAAAAGTCGCTGAAGCTGATGTAGTTTTTCAGCAGTGTCACAAAATCGCGGCGCAGAAGTACAAGCTTTTCCAAATTGGATACATTTCCGCGTTCTTTTTCGATGGTTAATGCGTATCGAATGAGTGAGGAAACTTCTCCTTGTTTTTCGCCGTTTGTGAGTGCTTGTAAAAACGGGACACTGAGTAAAGCTGCCGATGTTGTAGGTTTGCTGTTCAAGCGTTCTTGATACGGTGCCAGTTTTTGTACGATAAGGGTAAATTCATCCTGCGTGATGTGCTCTTTTTGGCCGAGCAGCGGAATAACGGCATCTTCCGCAAAGGCTTGCAGTTTTGCCTTCCATGCGGGATTGATCCCCTGTGTTAACGGCAGCGGTTTATCGACGGCCGCAGAGGCGAGCGGTAGTGCATTGAGCGCTTCGTTGCTGCAGTGAATACTTTCGGCGGCAAGTTGTTGGAACACTTGCTCATCGGCAGACAAGGCAGCCGCTTTGTCAGGGGCGTATTCAATTAATTTACAGCGTAAAAAATAATCTTCCGCTTTCTCTTTTATAGCAGCGAGTGCGGCTACTGCTTTTTGCGTATGCTCTAAATCAAGCGGAAGGATTCCTTCTTCTTCCAGAGAAGTTTGCCACGTTAAGAAAGTTTGCGCATCCGTCATCAAATCCTGCAGGATATGCTGCTGAACGCCGTCTGCAAAAGTACCGTTTGCAATACAGGAAACAACGGCAATATTGATGATTTGTTTTAATTTGTCATCATCCGAACCGTCCGGCGGTATCGGTGCATTGCAATCCGGTGTATGCGCGTCAAAAAATTTTTTTTGCGTCTCTATATCCGCTATTGAAATTTCTTGGACATCATTTTTTTTAATATGATCCAACAGCCAACGTGCGCTTGCACGGAGCGTTTCATCTTTTATCGATACCAGCGGAACGGAATCTCCCGCTTCCATTAAGAGAGAGAGATCTACAAGTTGTGCCGTTATCCAATCGGCTGCAGCGAGAATTTCAGGCGGGCGGATAAAACCGTCTGCATCATTGTCAAGCAATGCAATTGTCTTAGGATCGAGAAATATGCCGTGCGTCGGCATTGCCAACACCGTCCATAATTTCAGGTCGAGTTCTCGCAAATGGGTAATATCATCCGCATCCTTCAGGAGAACTTGTGTAACACCGCCGAATCGTGAAAAATTCCACCGGTGTTGGTCAGTATTTGTTTGTAGTATCATAGTACCTCTCCTCTGCATTTTCGATAATTCCGTTTGAAATGTCAATCATGGATATGTTGCCTTGTTAAGCATAATTTAAATGCCGGCCATCATACATATTGACATAATGGCGTTTTATCGATAATATGCATTTCTGTTCTTGAAACAAAACGGGCAATAGCGCAGTTGGTTAGCGTACAAGTCTGGGGGACTTGGGGTCGCCGGTTCAAATCCGGCTTGCCCGATATTTTTTACTTTTCTTTTATAGTTTATCTTTCCCTGTATCCTTATCTTTTTTCTCCGGTTGTCAACAAAAAGGTTTGACATCTTTTTTTCTCAGGTTTGCAGAAGCACCGTCAATATGATATAGTAATAGTTGCATCTAAAAGTTTAATCGTTTTTTTAAGGTGCGTTTATTACATATTGATTGCCTATTTTATGGAGGTTCTATGTCAAATTTTTTAACGGTAAAAGATTTTATTGCTCAACAGAAAGATAAGATGATTGAGCTTGAACGGCTCTTGTGTTCCGTTCCCGCCCTTGCTCCCGATTCCGGAGGAGACGGCGAATTAAAAAAATGCGAGGCACTGCAGGCCTACTTGAAAAAGCTCGGATTTACTCAATTTGAACGGTTCGATGCGCCCGATACGCGGGTATCATCCGGCATACGGCCTAATCTCGTCGTTACCATTCCGGGAAAAGACGATTCAAAACGCATTTGGATAATGGCGCATACCGATGTCGTTCCCCCAGGCGAGGCGGCAAAATGGGAGAGCGACCCGTGGGTGTTAAAGCAGGACGGCGATAAGATTATCGGACGCGGAGTTGAGGATAATCAGCAAGGGCTTACCGGTGCGGTATTTGCCGCTTATGCGTTTATTGCGCTCAAGATTCAGCCCGCTCATACCGTAAAATTGTTGTTTGTGGCCGATGAAGAGGTCGGGTCGAGGTACGGAGTCATTTATCTTTTAAATAATCATAAGTTGTTTAGACCTCAGGATATTATCGTTGTACCCGATGGCGGCGATCCTTCGGGCGAGACGGTTGAAGTTGCGGAAAAAAATCTTTTATGGTTGAAGGTCGTGGTACACGGGGTACAGACACACGCTTCCCGTCCCGATTTAGGTAAAAATGCGCATATCGCTGCGGCGGATTTAGCGCTCCGTCTGAATGCGCTGGAAAGCTTTTTTTCCAGTCAAGACGATTTATTCGAACCTCCGTATTCAACATTGCAGCCGACAAAAAAAGAAGCGAATATTCCCAACATCAATACTATTCCGGGCGACGATGTGTTTTACATGGATTGCCGCATACTCCCGTGCTATACAGTCGCCGAGGTGATGGATAAGATCAAGGCGGAAGCTGTCGCGATTGAAACAAAGTACGGCGTACAGGTAGAGCTCATTATCGATGATTCGGCGGAATCCCCTGCGACGCCGGTCAATGCCGAAGTTGTTACGATGCTGGCAAAGGCTATTGAAAAAACGCACGGTAAGAAAATAAAGACCATCGGTATCGGCGGTGGAACCGTCGCGGCTCCGCTCCGTCAGGAAGGCTTTAATGCCGTTGTATGGAGTACGCTGGACGATATGGCTCATCAACCGAATGAATATTGCATTATGTCCAACTTAATAGCCGACTCACAGGTAATGGCGGCATTGATGTATGGGGTTGATGCGCTGTAAATGTCTGACGGAGGTATGAACGCCGCACAGCACGATAATTGGCGGGATGAAAATGATTCCCGTACGGTAATCCGCTTGCCGGAGCATGTTTCGCCGGCATTTCAGGCATTGATTACCTCCGCAGAACCTGCCGCTTCGGCTGCGCTCCGCCGGCAGGTTCTTTCCTCCGACAGTGAACAGCTCGTGTCGGAGGAAGAGCGGGGCGACCCGCTCGGGGAGGCGCGTTATTGCGTTACCCCGTATTTGGTACACCAATATCCGAACCGTGTATTGCTGTTAAGCACCGGCCGCTGCATTTCTTATTGCCGCTACTGTTTCCGGCGGGAGTTTACCGCCCGTTCAAGCGGCTTCCTTTCTGAGGCGCAAATCGGAACGGTAACATCATATCTTAAAACACATCCTGAAGTGCAGGAAATTCTTGTGTCGGGCGGTGACCCGATGAGCGGGGGCTTTGGCGAGATAAAACATCTGTTGGAATGTCTCCGCTCCGTCTGCTCCGATTTGCTGATTCGGCTCTGCACCCGCGCACCGGTTTTTGCACCGGAGCTTTTTACCGAAGCATTTATTATGCTGCTGCGTTCCGTCCGGCCGCTCTGGGTGATTGCGCATATAAATCATCCTGCGGAACTCGGCAAAGCGCAGCGGCAGGCTTTAACCCGCTGCATCGATTCGGGGATTCCGGTGCAAACCCAGACCGTATTACTGCGCGGCGTCAATGATGAGCCTGCCGTCCTTGCGGAGCTTTTTCATGCACTGGTATGTATGGGAGTAAAACCGGGCTATCTGTTTCAAACGGACTTGGCGCGGGGAACCGCTCATTTTAGGGTGCCGCTTGAAAAAGCCGCTTCTATATGGAAGGAATTGCGCACGCGCCTTTCCGGTTTATCCCTTCCGCAATTTGCGGTCGATTTACCGAACGGCGGGGGCAAGTTTCCGCTTTCAGCCCTGCTGCGTTATGAAGATATTATCTCCCCGTTACAAGACGGCCGCTTTTCGGCACGGGGTATAGACGGAAAGACCTATACCTATCCGAGGTAGTGTAGGGTGTATTGCCTAATGGCAGGCAAGGAGCGCCGGTATACCTGTATTTTAACTGTTTTGTATCACAACATGCGGCAAGCCGTGTACTGCGATACAGGTTAATCGCATAAACACAATATATTGAAGCAAAAATGAATCTATAAAATATAGGTGAAATTCTATAGGAGCGTGATGATGAATCTAAACATCAGTGAAATAAATGGCAAATTTTTTAAGTGGGCAGCAACCGTACTGATACTTGTTGGAATTATCAAAATACTGGAGCGGATTGGGCGTACCGAACTTAATGCCCTTGATTTCCTGCAAGTTGATATAGAAGACTTCCTGCTTCATCGGTGTTGTTCCGCCGAACTTAAAACGGCTGAACGTTTCTTTTAAGGCATCGCCGAAGCTGCCGCTGAAAAGAGAGGGAGCCGAACTGTTATCAACCTTAAAATATCCCGGCTCCGCCGTGTAGTCGATAATTTTTCCGCCGTCTACCAGCATCATAAACTGATTTTAATTAACGTGGATAATCGACCCGTTAGAAATCACATCGCTTGAACCTTTGGTATTCCTGTTGCGTTTATCCGTGCGCACCGGCACGCCCTTTGCGAGTACGATGCCCTCACCCATATCATCCGCTTCGACGACCTCAAGCCACTGATCCGCTAAACCGCCGCCTACCGCGCTGAGCGCCCCTGTTATCAATCCCATAGTATTACTCCTCTCTGTTTGTAAGATCTCTATTTTATAAGCTCTATATTATTATAGAAATGAAGAATCGGTAAAGAGGGGGAGATAAGTAGAACATGGAACTCAGTTTTTAAAAAGGCTACTCAAAAAATAAGCAATAATAAAAGATGGGATGGGATACACGTTTGCGACGAATGATGTCCCATGGGATGCCGGGAGGTAAACTTCTTGCAGAATGTATTAAAATATGCTATAACAGCACTAGCTTGTAAACCAAGGTAAACAAGAAGAATACATTGATGCTGCAAAAAAAATTCTCTGTTGAAACAGTAAAATATCTTGTTTTATTTTTATTCCTGATAGCGATAACGATTTTTTCCATATTTATTGCTGTTTCGCTCGGCCCTGTTAAAATCGGATTGGCAAATACATACCGGATTATGCTGGGAAAAGCAGTTGTCCCCAATTTACTGACCGGTATTTCAAACGCTGCTATTGCGATTGTATGGAATATGCGTGTACCGCGGGTTTTACTCGGGTTTTTTACCGGTACAGGGCTTGCCGTTTGTGGATGCGTTATGCAGACAACGGTCAACAACCCGATTTCTGAGCCGTACATTTTGGGTATTTCTGCCGGTGCAACATTTGGGGCTGTTGTCAGTATCATTCTCGGCTTTATTTCTGCCGTAGGGCTTGGAGCCTTTCTCGGCGCGATTGCCGCGACCATATTGGTGCTGATCATCGCTTCATCACAGCGAAAGATGACCACGACAAGTCTCATCTTATCAGGTACCGTGGTAAATGCCCTGTTTACGGCGTTTGCCAATTTTATCATTTCAATTGGGGCAAATTCTGACAGTATTATGACGGTTAAGTTTTGGACAATGGGTTCTCTTGCCGGTACTTCATGGTCATCACTCCCGTTACCGCTGCTCGTAGTCAGCCTTTCGTATTTTTTTTTCTTCTTACAGTACCGCGTTTTTAATGCAATGATGATGGGCGATGAGGTCGCGATAACGTTGGGGATTTCGCTCTACTTCTATCGGTATCTTTTTATGGCAGTCATTGCGGTAATAACCGGTGTATTGGTGTCTGTCTGTGGCATCATCGGGTTTGTTGGGCTGATTACCCCGCATATTGCCCGTACACTTGTGGGAGCAAACCATCGTAGACTCTTTCCCGTCGCTGCGCTCTTGGGTGCGCTTTTTATTATCTGGGCGGATGTATGTGCGCGAATATTGATTCAAAATGCGGAATTGCCGATCGGGATATTCACCGCATTGGTTGGAGCTCCCTTTTTTATCTTTATTGTTGCAAAGCATCAACGGGGAGCAGGGCAGTAATATGGATTTGATGTGCAAGGATGTCCACTGCAGTATCGCTCATAAAGAAATTTTACGAGGTATATCGCTCCATGCGGACGGGCATAAATTTTATACGATACTTGGCCCAAACGGGTGCGGTAAGACGACGCTCTTAAAAAATATCTACCGGATTATCAAACCGGACTCGGGTGCCGTGTATCTTGACGGAAAAGACATCCGTGCTGTCCGCCTCAAGGATTCGGCAAAGGAAATGGCAGTTGTCGCACAATTTAATACGCTGAATTTCAACTGTTCGGTACAGGATATTGTGATGCTGGGGCGGACACCTCATATCCGCTTTATGCAAACCGAACGGGAAGAGGATTTTACCATTATACAGGATGCACTGGCAAAGGTCGGGATGTTGACTCGAAAAGATCAGCCGTATCAATCGCTATCAGGGGGAGAAAAACAGCGAGTTGTACTTGCCCGTGCAATCGCTCAGCAACCTTCTCTCTTATTGCTGGATGAACCGACCAACCATTTGGATATAAAATATCAGCTGGAGATATTGCAGATTGTAAAAGATTTACGGATTAATGTACTGGCTGTGCTGCACGATATACAGTTGGCATGTCGGTATTCGGATTATTTGTATTTGATGAAAGACGGGGGTATTTTATATGAAGGAAGTCCTCGCACAACTATTACCGAAGAATCCATGCTGACGATCTACGGTGTCCGGTGCAATATCAGCTGGACAGAGGATTCGCAGGCGATGATTCACTATAGGGGGCCGCTATAATATCTTTGGCTATGCTATCTTTGATAGATAGAAAAGACATCGGCATCTCTAAAAATCTATATCTCAGTTTTTAGAGAGTCACACAACTCTCAGGAGGTTATTCAAATGAAGCAATGTATTAGTATTGCATTGGCTCTTTTTCTTGCTGCCGCAGTGAGTGCGGAAACGGCATATCCGGTCAGTGTTACCACCTATGACAAAGACGGCAAAGCGATAACACAGGTCTTTAAGCAAGCGCCTAAAAAGGTTATTACCAATAATCTTTCAATGACGGAAATGCTGATCGAACTCGGCTTGCAGGATCGTATTATCGGTATGCTGGATCCGGATAATGCAGTGACCGGTAAGTATAAGAAAGCGATCGATTCTATCCCTCATATCGGGAATAAGAAAACTGTTTCCCGGGAAGTGGTATTTTCGTATGAACCGGATGCAGTGCTCGGTAGAAACATGATGTTTTCCGAAAAATCTTTGGGTACGGTGAGCTTTTGGAACGAAAATGGTATCCCGATATATGCACAAAAAGCTTCGGTTTTAAATATCAAGCAAGACCTTCAAAATATTATCGCAGATGTGAGAAATCTTGGTATTATTTTTAATGTACAGGACAAGGCAGAAGCGTATGCAAAGCAACTCGAACAACGTTTGAATGCTGTGCTGCAACATATTTCAACAAAGGGGACTTCTTTAAAGAAGGCGCTTATTATGTGTGCATATAATGGCACAACGTTCGGGGCGTATAAATCTGCATTGCAAGAAAGTCTCCTGAATGTACTCGGTTATACCAATATTGCAACGGGTACGTCAGGGCTTACGACAGAAAATCTGATAACTATGAATCCTGAACTGATCATCTATGTAACGAGCGACCGGAATAAAAAATTAGACACAAATGCGGTTTCGTCTTTGCAGGCAAATGTAGTACTAGTTGACGTACCCGCTATTGCTCAGCGTAAAATTATGACGATTTCCTATGATGAGCTGATGGACTATGGTCCGGCTGTGCTGAATGCCTTGGAAGCTGTTGATGCCTTCCTGCGGAAGTAGCTTCAGTACGAAACGCAATATAACGAACCATATCAGTCTGTCCGGTATAGACATTACCGTGTCGGAACCTGCAGAATATAACCTGCAGTACCGTTATCCTGCGGTTTTTGTCAACGACGGACAGATTGAATATCTGGAGTCACTTGCCCCGAGTATTTTCTTGTTCGGGCTGCACGCACGCAACCGATTTGACGACTATACACCATGGACTGCCGAGTCATTCCGCACCGATTGTCCTCCTTTCGGCGGCAAGGGCGCGGAATATCATCATCTATTGTTCAAGACTCTACTGCCCGAGCTGAAAACTAAATATTCCCTTGACGATTCGAGGCTTGCATATGGCGGCTATTCCCTCGGGGGCTTAGCTGCCGTGTGGAGTTTATTCGAATATACCGATATACCGTATATATTTTCCCTTTGCGGTTCGTTTTGGTATCCCGGATTTCCGGAATACTGCCGTGAACACAAAGTTTTGCATAGCAATGCCTCTGTCTATTTGCTGAACGGAAAGAGAGAGGGCGGAAAACACGGCAACCGGTTAGAGAATGCGCCGAAATACGCAGCAGAAGTACATCAGGCGCTTAGAATGCAGATAGCACATACAACCGTTGTGTTCGATCCGTTCGGGCATCACGATAAAATGCTTGAACGCTTCAGGGCAGTACAGCAGTGGCTTACTGAATGCTGGCAGCTA from the Treponema vincentii F0403 genome contains:
- a CDS encoding ABC transporter ATP-binding protein, with amino-acid sequence MDLMCKDVHCSIAHKEILRGISLHADGHKFYTILGPNGCGKTTLLKNIYRIIKPDSGAVYLDGKDIRAVRLKDSAKEMAVVAQFNTLNFNCSVQDIVMLGRTPHIRFMQTEREEDFTIIQDALAKVGMLTRKDQPYQSLSGGEKQRVVLARAIAQQPSLLLLDEPTNHLDIKYQLEILQIVKDLRINVLAVLHDIQLACRYSDYLYLMKDGGILYEGSPRTTITEESMLTIYGVRCNISWTEDSQAMIHYRGPL
- a CDS encoding FecCD family ABC transporter permease, with the translated sequence MLQKKFSVETVKYLVLFLFLIAITIFSIFIAVSLGPVKIGLANTYRIMLGKAVVPNLLTGISNAAIAIVWNMRVPRVLLGFFTGTGLAVCGCVMQTTVNNPISEPYILGISAGATFGAVVSIILGFISAVGLGAFLGAIAATILVLIIASSQRKMTTTSLILSGTVVNALFTAFANFIISIGANSDSIMTVKFWTMGSLAGTSWSSLPLPLLVVSLSYFFFFLQYRVFNAMMMGDEVAITLGISLYFYRYLFMAVIAVITGVLVSVCGIIGFVGLITPHIARTLVGANHRRLFPVAALLGALFIIWADVCARILIQNAELPIGIFTALVGAPFFIFIVAKHQRGAGQ
- a CDS encoding KamA family radical SAM protein; this translates as MNAAQHDNWRDENDSRTVIRLPEHVSPAFQALITSAEPAASAALRRQVLSSDSEQLVSEEERGDPLGEARYCVTPYLVHQYPNRVLLLSTGRCISYCRYCFRREFTARSSGFLSEAQIGTVTSYLKTHPEVQEILVSGGDPMSGGFGEIKHLLECLRSVCSDLLIRLCTRAPVFAPELFTEAFIMLLRSVRPLWVIAHINHPAELGKAQRQALTRCIDSGIPVQTQTVLLRGVNDEPAVLAELFHALVCMGVKPGYLFQTDLARGTAHFRVPLEKAASIWKELRTRLSGLSLPQFAVDLPNGGGKFPLSALLRYEDIISPLQDGRFSARGIDGKTYTYPR
- a CDS encoding ribonuclease Z, with amino-acid sequence MNLEAFILGCGGMMPLPYRHLTSVLLRREGDLFLFDAGEGTQVSLRRLNLRWKKINTIFISHTHADHVTGLPGILMLSAQVDRDEPLYIIGPPKIKEYIETSRQVLDMYINYEIIIKEITEPGIVYKTDEFQVRAFWLEHTKPCLGYVFEEFPRPGAFDPEAARRLNVPCGPLWSKLQAGIAVEASDGTVVESSQVLGHPRSGRKFSFVTDTKYLPTIAPEVAGSDFLVCESMFEKGMEQDAAEKKHMTCTQAARIARDAAVKKMALIHYSPRYTDYDLKQLLKDAQEIFPNTVLSKDRMVEAIEYQD
- a CDS encoding ABC transporter substrate-binding protein; the encoded protein is MKQCISIALALFLAAAVSAETAYPVSVTTYDKDGKAITQVFKQAPKKVITNNLSMTEMLIELGLQDRIIGMLDPDNAVTGKYKKAIDSIPHIGNKKTVSREVVFSYEPDAVLGRNMMFSEKSLGTVSFWNENGIPIYAQKASVLNIKQDLQNIIADVRNLGIIFNVQDKAEAYAKQLEQRLNAVLQHISTKGTSLKKALIMCAYNGTTFGAYKSALQESLLNVLGYTNIATGTSGLTTENLITMNPELIIYVTSDRNKKLDTNAVSSLQANVVLVDVPAIAQRKIMTISYDELMDYGPAVLNALEAVDAFLRK
- a CDS encoding SPFH domain-containing protein; this encodes MMLVDGGKIIDYTAEPGYFKVDNSSAPSLFSGSFGDALKETFSRFKFGGTTPMKQEVFYINLQEIKGIKFGTPNPLQYFDNSNKYQYGCCPLKKFAIYFTDV
- a CDS encoding M20 family metallo-hydrolase → MSNFLTVKDFIAQQKDKMIELERLLCSVPALAPDSGGDGELKKCEALQAYLKKLGFTQFERFDAPDTRVSSGIRPNLVVTIPGKDDSKRIWIMAHTDVVPPGEAAKWESDPWVLKQDGDKIIGRGVEDNQQGLTGAVFAAYAFIALKIQPAHTVKLLFVADEEVGSRYGVIYLLNNHKLFRPQDIIVVPDGGDPSGETVEVAEKNLLWLKVVVHGVQTHASRPDLGKNAHIAAADLALRLNALESFFSSQDDLFEPPYSTLQPTKKEANIPNINTIPGDDVFYMDCRILPCYTVAEVMDKIKAEAVAIETKYGVQVELIIDDSAESPATPVNAEVVTMLAKAIEKTHGKKIKTIGIGGGTVAAPLRQEGFNAVVWSTLDDMAHQPNEYCIMSNLIADSQVMAALMYGVDAL
- a CDS encoding archaemetzincin, producing the protein MKRENKYRTIFGVITFFLFCACTSNNRSTANNQSIEKQSNNLHELERQAAELDGMFNVSARKYVDVYFTLSDIYAEKQEYEKAYQTVIKGLQLDSSNYFYQYRAAYFEFCLKKYREAFERLQYILTACNDSSIIQCCTELLAKFPNTPLEKETVQPMYAKSILVLVFPNAHTLAADAVAERIRQDFKLSVIKEYIDVPESTEHTRDTLDAYIREYITQLYEKHSETELAPILEEIGLTKDDLKEKQNRLLFMKYAFIQSGYDRKDWEDFNREYTMQYDANTLIRQIRQYTKQKLTNPNIIGVLAITSKDIYSGEDNNNFLFGLYDRHIAIMSLHRFITPEAKNSVIINRAVMQGLASAGHLIGIPRCSIKGCARAYAHSLAEQDTKQTSLCSECIRNINTVYQSFD
- a CDS encoding alpha/beta hydrolase-fold protein gives rise to the protein MPWKLLMPSCGSSFSTKRNITNHISLSGIDITVSEPAEYNLQYRYPAVFVNDGQIEYLESLAPSIFLFGLHARNRFDDYTPWTAESFRTDCPPFGGKGAEYHHLLFKTLLPELKTKYSLDDSRLAYGGYSLGGLAAVWSLFEYTDIPYIFSLCGSFWYPGFPEYCREHKVLHSNASVYLLNGKREGGKHGNRLENAPKYAAEVHQALRMQIAHTTVVFDPFGHHDKMLERFRAVQQWLTECWQL